The stretch of DNA TCACCCGCAGGCGGCGGGCCAGTTCGACGGTGGGCAGCGGTTCGCCGAGCAGCGCGAGCAGCCGGGCCCGGGGCGCGCCCAGCAGCGGCACCAGGGCCGCGGCGGGGCGGGCGGCGGGGTCCACAGCGTGGCCGTGCCCCGGGAGGGGTAGACCAGGGCGGGCGGCTCCTCCGGGAGCACCGGGGGCGCGGGCTTGTGCGCGAAGACCGAGGGCATCAGCAGCAGCCCCCGGCCGGCCGCCGCGGTGGCGTACCCGCCGAACATCTTGTCGATGTGCAGTACGCCGTCGTCCCAGTGCAGGTCGGGGTGGATGTCGGCGAAGAGCGCCCGGGCGCCCCCGACGGCCAGCCGCCGGGCGCGGTAGGTCATGTCGGCCTCCAGGACCAGGCGCATCTGCGGCCACATCGGTTCGACGGCGGCCGCCCAGTACCGGTGCAGCAGGTCGCAGAGGTCGCCGCGGAGCCGGAGGAGAGCGGCGTCGCCGCCGTCGGCCGCGGTGCGCAGCGGTTCGGGCAGCGGGTTCGGGTGGTGCGCGGCGGCCAGGTCGCGGCGGATCACGCCGGCCGGGGTGCGGGCCACCGCGGCCAGCTCCTCCTCGAA from Nocardiopsis composta encodes:
- a CDS encoding transcriptional regulator: MISFRLGVEDLADTRFALSPINETLLSLRVLREPGLSALLLPWRRTALRRLDGIDTGLLLSLVAAHRAIPDFLTPRPGSFAPGFEEELAAVARTPAGVIRRDLAAAHHPNPLPEPLRTAADGGDAALLRLRGDLCDLLHRYWAAAVEPMWPQMRLVLEADMTYRARRLAVGGARALFADIHPDLHWDDGVLHIDKMFGGYATAAAGRGLLLMPSVFAHKPAPPVLPEEPPALVYPSRGTATLWTPPPAPPRPWCRCWARPGPGCSRCSANRCPPSNWPAACG